The Corallococcus caeni genome includes a region encoding these proteins:
- a CDS encoding metal ABC transporter permease, producing the protein METTLLEPSKWEQFQAGWELFRDPILCALIAGCVLGFLSVYVVLRRMVFVSAAVTNTAGLGVALAFFAEIHLGVHVDPLIGAVVLSVAATLLLMVEPARLRLSRESLLGCAFAFAGGAAILVGDRIAQEAHDIQGILFGTAVLVTPDQLQAVAVAGAVLMVLHLWWFRGIAFVSFDRIGATVQGLPVKLLDTVLMVSIGIMVGVCARALGALPVFAFSTLSAIAALVLDLRLPWTFFTATVLGGIAGAGGYLFAYFYDFPVGGSQTVLSGVLVLLMMLVRLVQVPFKRRA; encoded by the coding sequence GTGGAAACAACCCTGCTTGAGCCCTCGAAGTGGGAACAGTTCCAGGCGGGCTGGGAGCTGTTCCGCGACCCCATCCTCTGCGCGCTCATCGCCGGGTGCGTGCTGGGCTTCCTCAGCGTCTACGTCGTGCTCAGGCGCATGGTGTTCGTCAGCGCGGCGGTGACGAACACCGCCGGCCTGGGCGTGGCGCTGGCCTTCTTCGCGGAGATCCACCTGGGCGTGCACGTGGATCCGCTCATTGGCGCGGTGGTGCTGTCGGTGGCGGCCACGCTGCTGTTGATGGTGGAGCCCGCGAGGCTGCGGCTGTCGCGGGAGAGCCTGCTGGGGTGCGCGTTCGCCTTCGCGGGCGGCGCGGCCATCCTGGTGGGCGACCGCATCGCGCAGGAGGCGCACGACATCCAGGGCATCCTCTTCGGCACCGCGGTGCTGGTGACGCCGGATCAACTCCAGGCGGTGGCGGTGGCGGGCGCGGTGCTGATGGTGCTGCACCTGTGGTGGTTCCGGGGCATCGCCTTCGTGAGCTTCGACCGCATCGGCGCCACCGTGCAGGGGCTGCCGGTGAAGCTGCTGGACACGGTGTTGATGGTGTCCATCGGCATCATGGTGGGCGTGTGCGCGCGGGCGCTGGGCGCCCTGCCTGTCTTCGCGTTCTCCACGCTGTCGGCCATCGCCGCGCTGGTGCTGGACCTGCGGCTGCCGTGGACCTTCTTCACGGCGACCGTGCTGGGCGGCATCGCGGGCGCGGGCGGGTACCTGTTCGCGTACTTCTACGACTTCCCGGTGGGCGGTTCGCAGACCGTCCTGTCCGGGGTGCTGGTGCTGCTGATGATGCTCGTGCGCCTGGTGCAGGTGCCCTTCAAGCGCAGGGCGTGA
- a CDS encoding vitamin B12-dependent ribonucleotide reductase, whose amino-acid sequence MEKELSGKPVVGGREPRRGGRAKGKAATASTGLTVERFFTTPGVDPADELAWEYRSASIKGEDGKVVFDQKDIEVPKSWSMLATNVVASKYFRGTPGTPERETSVRKLVARVVDTLTRWGEDGHYFASAVDREAFHAELTHLLLRQKAAFNSPVWFNVGVEEHPQCSACFINSVDDNMESILGLARTEGMLFKYGSGTGSNLSSIRGSKELLAGGGTASGPVSFMRGFDAFAGVIKSGGKTRRAAKMVILNAEHPDILEFIRCKSNEEKKAWALIEAGYDPSFNGEAYGSVFFQNSNNSVRVTDDFMKAVVNDGPWQTRAVRDGQVMETYKARELFREIAEAAHLCGDPGLQYDTTVNAWHTCSGTARINASNPCSEYMFLDDSACNLASLNLMHFRTLEGGFDVAAFKHAVSVVLLAQEIIVGFSRYPTERIAKNSHDYRPLGLGYANLGALLMASGLPYDSPAGRNLAGAITSLMCGEAYATSARIAEKQGAFAGYGNNAEPMLGVIRKHRKAAYQLPADGVSAELHAAQKEAWDDALAKGMEHGYRNSQVTVLAPTGTIGFMMDCDTTGIEPDIALIKYKKLVGGGMLKIVNQTVPLALEKLGYPQTQAQDIIAYLDKHDTIEGAPHLKPEHLPVFDCAFKPSKGQRSIHWMGHIEMMAAAQPFLSGAISKTVNLPNDATVEDIEKAYIEAWRSGLKAVAVYRDGCKRTQPLNTSQDKAPEAKRAVAAEPIPAVMPEPKALRRRLPDERQSITHKFSIGGHEGYLTVGMYEDGKPGELFVVMAKEGSVVSGLMDSFATSVSLALQYGVPLQVLADKFCHTRYEPSGFTGNPAIPIAKSITDYIFRWLSLKFLPTEPCADDAEVTPVEEARPEPVTQAAVPAQAGTLQLSAMNSRNTYLNQADAPPCHQCGAITVRSGACYKCANCGTTSGCS is encoded by the coding sequence ATGGAGAAGGAACTGAGTGGGAAGCCGGTGGTCGGAGGCAGGGAGCCGCGTCGCGGAGGCCGCGCGAAGGGCAAGGCGGCGACGGCCTCCACGGGGCTGACCGTCGAGCGGTTCTTCACGACGCCCGGCGTGGATCCGGCGGACGAGCTGGCGTGGGAGTACCGCAGCGCGAGCATCAAGGGCGAGGACGGCAAGGTCGTCTTCGACCAGAAGGACATCGAGGTCCCCAAGTCCTGGTCGATGCTGGCGACGAACGTCGTGGCGTCGAAGTACTTCCGGGGCACGCCCGGCACGCCGGAGCGTGAGACGAGCGTGCGCAAGCTGGTGGCGCGCGTGGTGGACACCCTCACCCGCTGGGGCGAGGACGGGCACTACTTCGCGTCGGCAGTGGACCGCGAGGCGTTCCACGCGGAGCTGACGCACCTGCTGCTGCGCCAGAAGGCGGCCTTCAACTCGCCCGTCTGGTTCAACGTGGGCGTGGAGGAGCATCCGCAGTGTTCGGCGTGCTTCATCAACAGCGTGGACGACAACATGGAGTCCATCCTGGGGCTGGCGCGCACGGAGGGCATGCTCTTCAAGTACGGCAGCGGCACGGGCTCCAACCTGTCCAGCATCCGCGGCAGCAAGGAGCTCTTGGCGGGCGGCGGCACCGCGTCCGGCCCGGTGTCGTTCATGCGCGGCTTCGACGCGTTCGCGGGCGTCATCAAGAGCGGCGGCAAGACGCGGCGCGCGGCGAAGATGGTCATCCTCAACGCCGAGCACCCGGACATCCTCGAGTTCATCCGCTGCAAGTCGAACGAGGAGAAGAAGGCCTGGGCGCTGATTGAAGCGGGCTACGACCCGTCCTTCAACGGCGAGGCCTACGGGTCGGTGTTCTTCCAGAACTCCAACAACTCCGTGCGCGTCACCGACGACTTCATGAAGGCGGTGGTGAACGACGGCCCGTGGCAGACGCGCGCGGTGCGCGACGGACAGGTGATGGAGACGTACAAGGCCCGCGAGCTGTTCCGGGAGATTGCCGAAGCCGCGCACCTGTGCGGCGACCCGGGCCTCCAGTACGACACCACGGTGAACGCGTGGCACACGTGCTCCGGCACGGCGCGCATCAACGCGTCCAACCCCTGCTCCGAGTACATGTTCCTGGATGACTCGGCCTGCAACCTGGCGTCGCTGAACCTGATGCACTTCCGCACGCTGGAGGGTGGCTTCGACGTGGCCGCCTTCAAGCACGCGGTGTCCGTGGTGCTGCTGGCGCAGGAGATCATCGTCGGCTTCAGCCGCTACCCCACCGAGCGCATCGCGAAGAACAGCCACGACTACCGGCCGCTGGGCCTGGGGTACGCGAACCTGGGCGCGCTCTTGATGGCGTCCGGCCTGCCGTACGACTCCCCCGCTGGCCGCAACCTGGCGGGGGCCATCACGTCCCTCATGTGCGGCGAGGCGTACGCGACGAGCGCGCGCATCGCGGAGAAGCAGGGCGCGTTCGCGGGCTACGGCAACAACGCGGAGCCCATGCTCGGCGTCATCCGCAAGCACCGCAAGGCGGCGTACCAGCTGCCAGCGGACGGCGTGAGCGCGGAGCTGCACGCGGCGCAGAAGGAGGCGTGGGACGACGCGCTCGCGAAGGGCATGGAGCACGGCTACCGCAACAGCCAGGTGACGGTGCTGGCGCCCACGGGGACCATCGGCTTCATGATGGACTGCGACACCACCGGCATCGAGCCGGACATCGCGCTCATCAAGTACAAGAAGCTGGTGGGCGGCGGCATGCTGAAGATCGTCAACCAGACGGTGCCGCTGGCGCTGGAGAAGCTGGGCTACCCGCAGACGCAGGCGCAGGACATCATCGCGTACCTGGACAAGCACGACACCATCGAGGGCGCTCCGCACCTGAAGCCGGAGCACCTGCCGGTGTTCGACTGCGCGTTCAAGCCGTCCAAGGGCCAGCGCAGCATCCACTGGATGGGCCACATCGAGATGATGGCCGCGGCGCAGCCGTTCCTCTCCGGCGCCATCTCCAAGACGGTGAACCTGCCCAATGACGCCACGGTGGAGGACATCGAGAAGGCGTACATCGAGGCGTGGCGCAGCGGCCTGAAGGCCGTCGCCGTGTACCGCGACGGGTGCAAGCGCACGCAGCCGCTCAACACGTCGCAGGACAAGGCCCCGGAGGCGAAGCGCGCGGTGGCCGCGGAGCCCATCCCCGCCGTGATGCCCGAGCCCAAGGCGCTCCGCCGCCGGCTGCCGGACGAGCGGCAGTCCATCACGCACAAGTTCTCCATCGGGGGCCACGAGGGCTACCTGACGGTGGGCATGTACGAGGACGGCAAGCCGGGCGAGCTCTTCGTCGTGATGGCGAAGGAGGGCTCGGTGGTGAGCGGCCTGATGGACAGCTTCGCCACCAGCGTGTCGCTGGCGCTCCAGTACGGCGTGCCGCTCCAGGTGCTGGCGGACAAGTTCTGCCACACCCGCTACGAGCCGAGCGGCTTCACGGGCAACCCGGCCATCCCCATCGCCAAGTCCATCACCGACTACATCTTCCGGTGGCTGTCGCTGAAGTTCCTGCCCACGGAGCCCTGCGCGGACGACGCGGAGGTGACGCCGGTGGAGGAGGCCCGTCCGGAGCCGGTGACGCAGGCGGCGGTGCCGGCCCAGGCGGGGACGCTGCAGCTGTCCGCGATGAACTCGCGCAACACGTACCTGAACCAGGCGGACGCTCCGCCCTGCCACCAGTGCGGCGCCATCACCGTGCGCAGCGGCGCCTGCTACAAGTGCGCGAACTGCGGCACGACCAGCGGCTGCAGCTGA
- a CDS encoding isochorismatase family protein — MPSFRLKPEQAALLVVDIQERLCAAMDRDALDRMLARTGAAVEGARALGLPVIVTEQYPQGLGRTHSLLKLRLGEFKPLEKIEFSAATPDVLSVLGDRKQVLITGMETHICVFQTARDLADSGREPCLLADAVLSRAEEDRRVGLELCRDAGARILTVESALFDMLGRAGTPEFKKVSAAVR, encoded by the coding sequence ATGCCGTCGTTCCGCCTGAAGCCCGAGCAGGCCGCGCTGCTCGTCGTCGACATCCAGGAGCGCCTGTGCGCCGCGATGGACCGCGACGCCCTGGACCGCATGCTCGCGCGCACCGGCGCCGCCGTCGAAGGCGCGCGGGCCCTGGGCCTGCCCGTCATCGTCACGGAGCAGTACCCGCAGGGGCTGGGCCGCACGCACTCGCTCCTCAAGCTGCGCCTGGGGGAGTTCAAGCCGCTGGAGAAGATTGAATTCTCCGCCGCCACGCCGGACGTGCTCTCCGTGCTGGGGGACCGCAAGCAGGTGCTGATCACCGGCATGGAGACGCACATCTGCGTCTTCCAGACGGCGCGCGACCTGGCGGACAGCGGCCGGGAGCCGTGCCTGCTCGCGGACGCCGTGCTGTCCCGCGCGGAGGAGGACCGCCGCGTGGGGCTGGAGCTGTGCCGCGACGCGGGCGCCCGCATCCTCACCGTGGAGTCGGCCCTGTTCGACATGCTGGGCCGCGCGGGCACGCCCGAGTTCAAGAAGGTGTCCGCCGCCGTCCGCTGA
- a CDS encoding FAD-binding oxidoreductase yields the protein MNPAAQRFDRVAPERVAEVLEALAGVLSEGQVKRDADTLDAYARDESDSGVYRPDAVLLPETTAQVSAIFKACQAHGVPFTPCGARSGKSGGSLPLKGGMAVSLERMNRIRSISTEDLTAVVEPGVVTGDLMKAVEAQGLFYPPDPNSWEFCTLGGNVAENAGGPRALKYGVTRDYVIGLEWVMPDGEVLRVGRRTIKGVAGYDLVGLFVGSEGTLGVATEITVQLIPLPRQVMTALVVFPSVLEAARGVSAVLAAGILPRCLELIDEVAVQAIVHRGSFQFPPGAGAALIAEVDGNTPEGVFAELQLLGGICERHGATQTLVAQDESQREKLWAARRVISPALRALKPAKISEDIVVPRSKIPEIIERLKKMGGELGLTVATYGHAGDGNLHANILYDGPAQRPLVDEALRRMLMLTVELGGTITGEHGVGHAKREYLALEQSPALLELQRRLKAFFDPSGLLNPEKIFPAAKR from the coding sequence ATGAACCCCGCGGCCCAACGCTTCGACCGGGTGGCGCCCGAGCGCGTGGCGGAGGTGCTGGAGGCCCTGGCGGGCGTGCTGTCCGAAGGCCAGGTGAAGCGCGACGCGGACACGCTCGACGCCTACGCGCGCGACGAGTCCGACAGCGGCGTCTACCGGCCCGACGCCGTCCTCCTTCCGGAGACGACCGCGCAGGTGTCCGCCATCTTCAAGGCGTGCCAGGCGCACGGCGTGCCCTTCACCCCCTGCGGCGCGCGCAGCGGCAAGAGCGGTGGCTCGCTGCCCCTCAAGGGCGGCATGGCGGTGAGCCTGGAGCGCATGAACCGGATCCGCTCCATCTCCACGGAGGACCTCACCGCGGTGGTGGAGCCCGGCGTGGTGACGGGCGACCTGATGAAGGCCGTGGAGGCCCAGGGCCTCTTCTATCCGCCCGACCCGAACTCCTGGGAGTTCTGCACCCTGGGCGGCAACGTGGCGGAGAACGCCGGCGGCCCGCGCGCCCTGAAGTACGGCGTCACGCGCGACTACGTCATCGGCCTGGAGTGGGTGATGCCGGATGGCGAGGTGCTGCGCGTGGGCCGGCGCACCATCAAGGGCGTGGCCGGCTATGACCTGGTGGGGCTGTTCGTCGGCTCCGAGGGCACGCTCGGCGTGGCCACCGAAATCACGGTGCAGCTGATTCCGCTGCCCCGCCAGGTGATGACCGCGCTGGTGGTGTTCCCCTCCGTGCTGGAGGCGGCGCGGGGCGTCTCCGCGGTGCTCGCCGCCGGCATCCTGCCGCGCTGCCTGGAGCTCATCGACGAGGTCGCCGTCCAGGCCATCGTGCACCGGGGCAGCTTCCAGTTCCCCCCGGGCGCGGGCGCCGCCCTCATCGCCGAGGTCGACGGCAACACGCCCGAAGGCGTCTTCGCGGAGCTCCAGCTGCTGGGGGGCATCTGTGAACGGCACGGCGCCACCCAGACCCTGGTGGCCCAGGACGAGTCCCAGCGCGAGAAGCTGTGGGCCGCGCGGCGCGTGATCTCCCCGGCCCTGCGCGCGCTCAAGCCAGCCAAGATCTCCGAGGACATCGTGGTGCCCCGCTCGAAAATTCCCGAAATCATCGAGCGGCTGAAAAAAATGGGCGGAGAGCTGGGGCTCACCGTCGCCACGTATGGCCACGCCGGGGACGGCAACCTGCACGCCAACATCCTCTACGACGGCCCCGCCCAGCGCCCCCTCGTCGACGAGGCGCTGCGCCGCATGCTGATGCTCACCGTGGAGTTGGGCGGCACCATCACCGGAGAACACGGGGTGGGGCACGCGAAGCGGGAATATCTGGCGCTGGAGCAGTCGCCCGCGCTGCTGGAGCTGCAGCGCCGCCTGAAGGCCTTTTTCGACCCATCAGGCCTGCTCAACCCCGAGAAA
- a CDS encoding Bax inhibitor-1/YccA family protein, with protein sequence MAWESSGGWQGGQAARVDDVLVQESQRAFMSRVHGWMFAGLALTGVMAMVTLANETLLRMAVQNRMVLFLVQLGVVFGLSILAPRLSGPVAAVMFAGYAALTGVTMSVIFLIYTASSIGQVFFITAATYGAMAVYGTVTKKDLSGWGTFLFMGLIGIVIASVVNFFIQSSAVSFVTACAGVLVFAGLTAYDVQKLREYHAGTGFKSTTAVSIVGALTLYLDFINLFLSLLRLLGNRRD encoded by the coding sequence ATGGCGTGGGAATCATCAGGTGGTTGGCAGGGCGGGCAGGCGGCCCGGGTAGACGACGTCCTGGTGCAGGAGTCGCAGCGCGCGTTCATGTCGCGCGTGCACGGCTGGATGTTCGCGGGCCTGGCGCTCACCGGCGTGATGGCGATGGTGACGCTGGCCAATGAGACGCTGCTCCGCATGGCAGTGCAGAACCGGATGGTGCTGTTCCTGGTGCAGCTGGGCGTGGTGTTCGGCCTGTCCATCCTGGCGCCCCGGCTGTCCGGTCCGGTGGCCGCGGTCATGTTCGCGGGCTACGCGGCGCTCACCGGCGTGACCATGTCGGTCATCTTCCTCATCTACACGGCCAGCTCCATCGGCCAGGTGTTCTTCATCACCGCCGCGACCTACGGCGCGATGGCCGTCTACGGCACCGTCACGAAGAAGGACCTGAGCGGCTGGGGCACGTTCCTCTTCATGGGGCTCATCGGCATCGTCATCGCCAGCGTGGTGAACTTCTTCATCCAGAGCAGCGCCGTGTCGTTCGTGACCGCCTGCGCGGGCGTGCTCGTGTTCGCGGGCCTCACCGCGTACGACGTCCAGAAGCTGCGCGAGTACCACGCGGGCACCGGCTTCAAGAGCACGACCGCGGTGAGCATCGTGGGCGCGCTCACCCTCTACCTGGACTTCATCAACCTGTTCCTGTCGCTGCTGCGCCTGCTGGGCAACCGCCGCGACTAG
- the folE gene encoding GTP cyclohydrolase I: MARAVRDFLTAAGLDLQDVNLVDTPTRVADVWANGFLDGYGRTPEEALGKTYPAPADSSGELVVVTDLRFHSMCPHHLLPFTGRAHVAYVPGSRVVGFGRIGALVDSFAHRLILQEDLARQVARSLARVLGSPATACILEAEQACLRLRADHQRDAVTHAEAYEGRLRRDGPLRRELWARLGARPGAGR; the protein is encoded by the coding sequence ATGGCCCGGGCGGTCCGCGACTTCCTCACCGCCGCGGGGCTCGACCTCCAGGACGTGAACCTGGTGGACACGCCCACGCGCGTGGCCGACGTGTGGGCGAACGGCTTCCTCGACGGCTACGGCCGCACGCCCGAGGAGGCGCTCGGGAAGACCTACCCCGCGCCCGCGGACTCCTCCGGGGAGCTGGTGGTGGTGACGGACCTGCGCTTCCATTCCATGTGCCCGCACCACCTGCTGCCCTTCACCGGCCGCGCGCACGTCGCCTACGTGCCGGGTTCGCGCGTGGTGGGCTTCGGGCGCATCGGGGCGCTGGTGGACTCCTTCGCGCACCGGCTCATCCTCCAGGAGGACCTGGCCCGGCAGGTGGCGCGCTCGCTCGCCCGCGTGCTCGGAAGCCCCGCCACCGCCTGCATCCTGGAGGCGGAGCAGGCCTGCTTGCGGCTGAGGGCCGACCACCAGCGCGACGCCGTCACCCACGCGGAGGCTTATGAAGGGCGCCTGCGGCGCGACGGCCCGCTGCGCCGCGAGCTGTGGGCCCGCCTGGGGGCGCGGCCGGGGGCGGGAAGATGA
- a CDS encoding (2Fe-2S) ferredoxin domain-containing protein, producing MPPPFERHVFVCTNRRPDGHPKGCCATKGGEEVRAAFKEELDKRGLKRSMRANAAGCVDTCAFGVSVVVYPEGTWYGGVKVEDVPTIVEEHLVQGRPVERLLMPFNKKAER from the coding sequence ATGCCGCCTCCCTTCGAACGCCACGTCTTCGTCTGCACCAACCGCCGCCCGGACGGACACCCCAAGGGGTGCTGCGCCACCAAGGGGGGAGAGGAGGTGCGGGCCGCCTTCAAGGAGGAGCTCGACAAGCGCGGGCTCAAGCGGAGCATGCGCGCCAACGCGGCGGGCTGCGTGGACACGTGCGCGTTCGGCGTCTCCGTGGTCGTCTACCCGGAGGGCACCTGGTACGGCGGCGTGAAGGTGGAGGACGTGCCCACCATCGTGGAGGAGCACCTGGTGCAGGGCCGCCCCGTGGAGCGGCTGCTGATGCCCTTCAACAAGAAGGCGGAGCGCTGA
- a CDS encoding metal ABC transporter ATP-binding protein, with translation MAHGEHETELDRGHRAAAPVEPGEPLLKCEQLVIGYGGKDILPPMDLVVRRRQFVAVVGRNGSGKSTWFKTLLGLIPPVSGRITLAGPNIRSAYVPQMSAIDSLLPVHARELTSWGRLSGWNFLRPFPSKTDRQKVEAALDTAGARGIAKRPFRDLSGGEKQRALLARVIATEADVVLLDEPTAAMDAVAEKQTMLRLCALAHDRGLGVVVVSHDMSVAAEHADVILFVDREHRCFVMGDARTVFCHPAFRRQYGDDYCHSAPQGPHRGNNPA, from the coding sequence GTGGCTCACGGTGAGCACGAGACGGAGCTGGACCGGGGACACCGCGCCGCGGCGCCAGTGGAGCCGGGCGAGCCGCTGTTGAAGTGCGAGCAGCTCGTCATCGGCTACGGGGGCAAGGACATCCTGCCGCCCATGGACCTGGTGGTGCGCCGCCGCCAGTTCGTGGCGGTGGTGGGCCGCAACGGCTCCGGCAAGAGCACCTGGTTCAAGACGCTGCTGGGGCTCATCCCTCCGGTGTCCGGCCGCATCACCCTGGCCGGGCCGAACATCCGCAGCGCGTACGTGCCGCAGATGTCGGCCATCGACTCGCTGCTGCCCGTGCATGCGCGGGAGCTGACGAGCTGGGGACGGCTGTCCGGATGGAACTTCCTGCGGCCCTTCCCCAGCAAGACGGACCGGCAGAAGGTGGAGGCGGCGCTCGACACAGCGGGCGCGCGCGGCATCGCGAAGCGGCCCTTCCGCGACCTGTCCGGCGGCGAGAAGCAGCGCGCGCTGCTGGCACGGGTCATCGCCACGGAGGCGGACGTGGTGCTGCTGGATGAACCCACCGCCGCGATGGATGCCGTGGCGGAGAAGCAGACGATGCTGCGGTTGTGCGCGCTCGCGCACGACCGGGGCCTGGGCGTGGTGGTGGTGAGCCACGACATGTCCGTCGCCGCCGAGCACGCCGACGTCATCCTCTTCGTGGACCGCGAGCACCGCTGCTTCGTCATGGGCGATGCGCGCACCGTATTCTGCCACCCCGCCTTCCGCCGCCAGTACGGCGACGACTACTGCCACAGCGCGCCCCAGGGACCCCACCGTGGAAACAACCCTGCTTGA
- a CDS encoding zinc-regulated TonB-dependent outer membrane receptor: MSSLPRRNPRALAVVLAAQLSATAAWAQQSSPPSTASPPPAESPAPAQAAPAEDAPALSPEEMEEIEKALGTDTSTRARPSGDTSPASPTATNDSGVTPLKLPNAISGGTNFLNLSFILDMALAAFTAKEPLQGGAHDPTRNGFNLQQLELSVGSVVDPYFRFDSNLVFSQFGVEIEEAYVTTLDLPANLQVRAGQFLTRFGRINATHPHAWDFVDQPFIMSRYFGAEGNRGLGVEGSWLTPLPWYVEVVGSATDANGEATARSFFGAANERVLSPLDFQLTGAVKQFFALSDDLSLLWGLSAATGPNATGYRNSTTLYGTDVYLKFRPITSQSAQQLVLQAEVLYRRRQVPEDVLSDWGGYAQTVWRFSNRWATGLRYEFGSAAKTQEGRVANDPLDPEWISDRHRITAEVTFWPTEFSRLRLQAATDRVGWRTSPDYSAFLALEVVTGAHGAHAF, translated from the coding sequence GTGTCATCCCTTCCGCGCAGGAATCCCCGCGCCCTCGCCGTCGTGCTCGCCGCACAGTTGTCCGCGACCGCCGCCTGGGCCCAGCAGTCATCGCCTCCCTCCACCGCGTCTCCCCCTCCCGCTGAATCCCCTGCCCCTGCCCAGGCCGCGCCCGCCGAGGACGCACCGGCGCTGAGTCCGGAGGAGATGGAGGAGATTGAGAAGGCGCTGGGCACGGACACGAGCACGCGCGCGCGTCCGTCCGGCGACACCTCCCCGGCGTCGCCCACCGCGACGAACGACTCCGGCGTGACGCCGCTCAAGCTGCCCAACGCCATCTCCGGTGGGACGAACTTCCTCAACCTGAGCTTCATCCTGGACATGGCGCTGGCGGCCTTCACCGCCAAGGAGCCGTTGCAGGGCGGCGCGCACGACCCCACGCGCAACGGCTTCAACCTCCAGCAACTGGAGCTGTCTGTCGGCTCCGTGGTCGACCCGTACTTCCGCTTCGACAGCAACCTCGTCTTCAGCCAGTTCGGCGTCGAAATCGAGGAGGCTTACGTCACCACGTTGGACCTGCCCGCCAACCTCCAGGTGCGCGCGGGCCAGTTCCTCACCCGCTTCGGCCGGATCAACGCCACGCACCCGCACGCGTGGGACTTCGTGGACCAGCCCTTCATCATGAGCCGCTACTTCGGCGCGGAGGGCAACCGCGGGCTGGGCGTGGAGGGTTCGTGGCTCACGCCGCTGCCCTGGTACGTGGAGGTGGTGGGCAGCGCCACCGACGCGAACGGCGAGGCCACCGCACGCAGCTTCTTCGGCGCCGCCAACGAGCGTGTGCTGTCGCCGCTGGACTTCCAGCTCACCGGCGCGGTGAAGCAGTTCTTCGCGCTGTCGGATGACCTGTCGCTCCTGTGGGGCCTGTCCGCCGCCACGGGCCCCAACGCCACGGGCTACCGCAACAGCACCACCCTCTACGGCACGGACGTCTACCTGAAGTTCCGGCCCATCACGTCGCAGAGCGCGCAGCAGCTGGTGCTCCAGGCGGAGGTGCTCTACCGCCGCCGGCAGGTCCCGGAGGACGTGCTGTCGGACTGGGGCGGCTATGCGCAGACGGTGTGGCGCTTCTCCAACCGCTGGGCCACGGGTCTGCGCTACGAGTTCGGTTCGGCCGCGAAGACGCAGGAGGGCCGCGTCGCGAATGATCCGCTCGACCCCGAGTGGATCTCCGACCGCCACCGCATCACCGCGGAGGTGACGTTCTGGCCCACGGAGTTCTCCCGCCTGCGCCTGCAGGCCGCCACGGACCGCGTGGGCTGGCGCACTTCGCCGGACTACTCGGCCTTCCTCGCCCTTGAAGTCGTGACCGGCGCCCACGGTGCCCATGCGTTCTGA
- a CDS encoding metal ABC transporter substrate-binding protein, producing the protein MRSLRLFAAVCAAVVSLTAVPARADLKVVATLPDLAALARAVGGDKADVTALALSTQDPHFVDAKPNLALALNRADLLIAAGLDLEIGWLPTLQLGARNSRIQTGNPGYLDASRSVNLQEVPAGQVDRSQGDVHPGGNPHYLYDPRQALKVAAAIEARMSQLDAKNAAAYKANLAKFTQEVQTAQAGWEKRLAGLKGVPVIAYHRTTAYLQDWLGFNTLAYLEPKPGIPPNPSHVAQVLAKGKASNVKLVVREDYYPDNIAKLVASKIPAALVTLPGGTDFRSSQTYVQRMELMVTRLEQGLAGKGG; encoded by the coding sequence ATGCGTTCCCTTCGCCTGTTCGCGGCCGTGTGCGCCGCCGTCGTCAGCCTCACCGCCGTTCCCGCCCGCGCGGACCTGAAGGTCGTCGCCACCCTCCCGGACCTGGCCGCGCTGGCCAGGGCCGTGGGCGGGGACAAGGCGGACGTCACCGCGCTCGCGCTGTCCACGCAGGACCCGCACTTCGTGGACGCCAAGCCGAACCTGGCGCTCGCGCTCAACCGCGCGGACCTGCTCATCGCCGCGGGCCTGGACCTGGAGATCGGCTGGCTGCCCACGCTCCAGCTCGGCGCGCGCAACAGCCGCATCCAGACGGGCAACCCGGGCTACCTGGACGCGTCGCGCTCCGTGAACCTCCAGGAGGTGCCCGCGGGGCAGGTGGACCGCAGCCAGGGTGACGTGCACCCCGGCGGCAACCCGCACTACCTCTATGATCCGCGGCAGGCCCTGAAGGTCGCGGCCGCCATCGAGGCGCGCATGTCGCAGCTGGATGCGAAGAACGCCGCCGCCTACAAGGCCAACCTCGCGAAGTTCACGCAGGAGGTGCAGACGGCGCAGGCGGGCTGGGAGAAGCGGCTGGCGGGCCTCAAGGGCGTGCCCGTCATCGCGTACCACCGCACGACGGCGTACCTGCAGGACTGGCTGGGCTTCAACACCCTCGCGTACCTGGAGCCCAAGCCGGGCATCCCGCCGAACCCGTCCCACGTCGCGCAGGTGCTGGCGAAGGGCAAGGCGAGCAATGTGAAGCTGGTGGTCCGGGAGGATTACTACCCGGACAACATCGCGAAGCTCGTGGCGTCGAAGATCCCCGCCGCGCTCGTCACGCTGCCCGGCGGCACCGACTTCCGCTCGAGCCAGACGTACGTGCAGCGCATGGAGCTGATGGTGACCCGGCTGGAGCAGGGCCTCGCCGGGAAGGGGGGATGA